Proteins from one Fragaria vesca subsp. vesca linkage group LG6, FraVesHawaii_1.0, whole genome shotgun sequence genomic window:
- the LOC101297278 gene encoding 3-deoxy-D-manno-octulosonic acid transferase-like produces the protein MAATKGKLVYNIYRAVSHGLSPLLYLHLHWRKLRGLEHPLRWPERLGRPSFPRPPGPLLWFHAVSLGEGMSAIPVIKECIRKRPDLTILMTTTTSSAFEVIKNRLPTSVIHQFAPIDTPSAMETFLCHWKPNAIVLMESELWPNLIIGASEKGIMLALLNARVSTKSFKRWSRPVLLPLISLMLSKFSLIAPLSTAQAIHFQLLCAPPFVINFSGDLKYVVEEFDICEGETRSIEDLTLHLSHRQVWMASSIHKGEEEVILGIHKVLTQEYPDLFTIIVPRHPQHGKEIAQKLWREGHGVALRSQHHKLVEETNILVVDTLGELRHLYRLTPIAVIGGSFFPSLSGHNISEAAAAGCAILTGPYVGHFSCMVLEMQRLNPLSVLQVSAGLELEEALRKLLRDVKILEEHRVAAKQVYHALSGGIVGNVWNLLDFHILQRNLSLKNNEDQHAMKAMKGQEN, from the exons ATGGCGGCAACGAAGGGCAAGTTGGTTTACAACATTTACAGAGCGGTGAGCCATGGCCTGTCTCCATTGCTCTACCTCCACCTTCACTGGCGTAAACTCCGAGGCCTCGAGCACCCTCTCCGCTGGCCCGAGCGCCTCGGCCGCCCTTCCTTCCCTCGTCCTCCGGGCCCACTCCTCTGGTTCCACGCCGTCTCCTTAG GGGAAGGAATGTCTGCCATTCCTGTCATCAAAGAATGCATTCGAAAGAGGCCTGATTTGACCATTCTGATGACCACTACGACGTCTTCTGCATT TGAAGTAATAAAGAATCGTCTTCCAACTAGTGTCATTCATCAG TTTGCGCCGATTGATACCCCTTCTGCTATGGAAACATTTCTCTGTCACTGGAAGCCAAATGCAATTGTGTTAATGGAGAGTGAGCTGTGGCCAAATTTGATCATCGGTGCTTCGGAAAAAGGT ATCATGCTGGCATTGTTAAATGCACGGGTATCTACTAAATCCTTTAAACGTTGGTCGAGACCAGTGCTTCTTCCACTTATTTCATTGATGCTCTCTAAGTTTTCATTGATTGCCCCATTG AGCACTGCGCAAGCAATCCACTTTCAGCTACTATGTGCTCCACCTTTTGTCATCAACTTTTCCGGTGACCTGAAATATG TTGTTGAAGAATTTGACATTTGTGAGGGAGAGACAAGAAGTATAGAAGATTTGACATTACACCTTTCCCACAGGCAGGTTTGGATGGCTTCTTCCATACATAAGGGGGAAGAAGAAG TAATACTAGGCATTCACAAAGTTCTCACGCAAGAATATCCTGATCTGTTCACTATTATTGTACCTCGGCATCCACAGCATGGAAAAGAGATTGCTCAA AAATTGTGGAGAGAAGGGCATGGTGTAGCTTTGAGGTCTCAGCATCATAAACTTGTCGAAGAAACAAATATATTGGTGGTGGACACATTAG GTGAACTGAGACACTTGTATAGGTTAACTCCAATAGCTGTAATTGGAGGTTCCTTTTTTCCCAGTCTTTCTGGTCACAACATATCAGAAGCTGCTGCAGCTGGCTGTGCCATTTTGACTG GTCCATATGTCGGGCACTTTTCATGCATGGTATTGGAAATGCAACGATTAAATCCCTTATCAGTTCTACAG GTTTCTGCTGGATTGGAACTTGAAGAAGCTCTCAGAAAGTTATTGAGAGATGTTAAGATATTAGAAGAACATCGCGTAGCTGCAAAACAAGTGTATCATGCTCTGTCAGGTGGAATTGTTGGCAATGTCTGGAATCTACTAGATTTTCATATTCTCCAACGCAATTTGAGCTTAAAAAACAACGAAGATCAGCATGCAATG AAAGCCATGAAGGGGCAAGAGAATTGA